The sequence TAATCCCCTGCTTTCCCTCTGCAAGCATCTCTCTTTGGACTGGGAAATTTGCTCCACAGCCACATTTCTCCATGACCATGCCAGTTCCACACCGAGTCTAAGTGAGggacatttttcaaaaaaatgcacTTCTAAAAGTTATTCTGCTACAGGCACACAAAATTATACATGCCAATTTAAGCAAAGTGTagaataaaacacattttaaaatgtcaatTGCCAACAtaatagccctgctggatcaggccaaaggcccatctagtccaacgtcTTGTTGTCAGAGCGGCCAACCTATgggaaagcccgcaagctggaactgagtgcaacagcagtctgCTCATCTGTGGCTCCCAGCAATGGGCATCCagcagtggaggtaaaacatagcccatgtggctagtagccattgatggccatATCcttaatgaatttgtctaaatcatcttttaaagctatccaagttaggggccatcactacatttgtgggagcgaattccattgtTTACATGCTGttcaaagaagtacttccttttgtctatcatgaatcttccaatgttGAGCTTCATTGGGTGTCCCCAAGTTTTAGTAttaggagagggaggaaaaactcCCTATCCCATTTTCTCgacaccatgtataattttatacacttctatcaaccCTCTTCagcttttctctaaacaaaaagccCCCGAAATTGTAACCTTTTCATATATGGGTGTTGTTCCTGCCCCTTGGAtcatttttgttgttcttttctgaaccttttccagctctagaaGATCCTTCTTGAGGTGAGGAGAGGCaacaagaactgtacacagtaatcCGAGGGTGatctcaccatagatttgtataatgatgttatgatattggtagttttGTCTTTCTCTTTCCCAATGAACCTTAGGATTGTTCTTAGCTGCCACACTGAactgatatcttcatcaagctaCCCATTGCAACTTCAAGAACTTGTTCCTGATCAATCACcatgacatatttatttatttcatttaatgagattaatatactgcttgattgtagaaaacctctaagcgatttacaaacaactttaaaactaTCACTAAaagttaaaagcaagtaattaaaagcaatattaaaaaacagttaaaacagcaacagactaaaaagattaaacatCTGTGTTTCTGGATAGGACACATAGGACAGTAGTAAAAGGAGAGCATGCGAGGGCCTGGTTGCCTCACAGGGGCTCTAAGCTCTCTCCCTGAATGTTcaaaatccttgtgaaaaaggATTATTTCTATTACTCAGTTTCAGCTATGCACATAGTAATATTAGTTCTGcattttgttgtaatatttgctgCTTAAAATTGGTGTATCAGTTGTGCTTGTGTGCTGTTTTGAACACAGTAAGAAGGGGAAAACTGCTGAATAAAAGGCAGCAACAAAAGGCTCAGTTCCAAACCAGTTCTCTTCATTGTTATGTTTGTTAGAATAGATGTTTGACTGATGGACAAATCTCAGACCGTAGTCCGGCTTCCATGTACCTTAGCTTTGgggagtgcagcagcagcaggtctgGGGAAGAAGCAAAACAATTGTGATTTTTGCCCTGTATGTCTGCATGTATGTTCATTCATACTAGGACATAATCTGGTTTAGTATTATGTACAAACCAAGTATGTTTTACTGCTTTGCTGTAACACACTGTTCTTCGCCAGAGGAAAAGCAGATAAACAACCCTCCAGAACATCACAAGATCTATAGTATTACCTTAGAAATGGCTGTTAATGTAGTAGACACTGGATTTTTCAATTAAAATAACCCAGTTGCTCCAGTTTTTGTACAACTATCCCATTTGCCATTGTTTCAAGTGTTAAAGGAGTTACTACATGAAGAAATCACACTTGCTTAGACAGCCTTAAAGGTATAAAATTTATCTTAgaacttttaaaatgcaaacatgtTGGGATAAGTGTCTCCGCCCCGCCTGCCCACAGGAAGGAAGGGAAGCCAAGACAACAGTCATAGTTTTCAATATGAGTAAAAGGTTGTGTGAAAGAAGCTGGTACCACATGCATATTTACATTTGAACAGAACGAAGGACAGGAAGGAAGATACTAATGAACACATGTCCAAAGACCCAGAGTAGGCATGactaatttggattccttcatttcaatgggtctgagtaggactgagttgaaTACAAACCTGTATTCCCTGTGTCACCAATATTTTGCCATGCCAAAAAAGTAACCCTCCAATCCAACAAGGGAGATCCTTGTAGGGAAGCTGCATTCTGCCCAAATACCTAATGTAGTTATGCATATGGGTGTGATCCACATCACTGGGCTCATCTAGGTCTACTGAATTGGCTGTATTGGTATTTTGGTTATGATTAGTATGTAGCGCTAGTGGCCAATGCCCAGCGCTGGTTAAGTCCcctgatttcagtgggtataccgagagtatgatttagttgaatacaacccaaatgaGACTTACTTTAGAAATGCATAGGGTTTTTAAAACATCTCAGTTTTtccagtgttgttttttttaaccaaataaaaataattttcaaaGATGTAGATTTGTAATCTGTTAGTTGCTATAcccaataaaacaaaaatgaaatttcAGGAGAACTCCTGGCTTTCCCTTCAGCTTATtattatacacacatacacacacacaggcttctctatcccttcctccaccccccacccctcacAAAAGCCAATGCTACAATAGAGGTCACTTCGGAAGCTCTCCTTCTTTCAAGGTTGATTGATGGGGAAACTTCTGTCACAAGCTTGTCAGAAGTGCAGGTTTTTGTCACAAAGAAGTGGATTTTGAGACTCTGGCACAGAGTCTCTGGTTTGGGGAGAAAGGGTTTTACCCCTAGAGTAaagcccactgatttcaacaggacATACCTCTGAGTATATGTGTGCCCAAAACATTTATTGCCAAATTTCAATTATGTTTTACCCAGAAATGTCCCACTGCTTTCACTGTGACTTAATGGTTTCAGACTGAATTTCTGCATCTGCTTTCTCTCTATTTTCTTTTCCCAGCAATTATCCAGAAGAGCATTTCTTGAAACCTAAAACTAGATTATTTTAAACTTAACAGCTAATACACAATTATGTCCAACTGAATCCCAAACTGAACTTTTACAAAGCCATCGGGCTTAAAACAGGTTTCAAAGTCGCTGGAAAGTTGCTTTTATTCACATGCTCAAGAAGATCAGGAACTTTATCTCCTTTTTGTGCCTCCAAAACCTAAGAGAAAGAAATATTATTGGTCAACAGCTAATACTTTTGAGAACAGACTTAGGAATCAGCTAACATGGTAGATCAATTTTAATCACtaagaagaaaaaaattaaggctgcagtcctaaccataactactcagaaataagtcccactgaattccgtggggcttactcccaggtaagtttttagggttgcagcctggtagagcaatccaaactactggaagccagcgTAATTGTCTAAACTAAGCTGGAGTAAGTTATCCCTATTTAAACTAGTCTCAGAAgcagggctactgctggctgaggtaGTCCCTGAGCCTAGCAGaagaaaaacaagcctttaaaataaggTTTGATGTatgccaccctttttgccagtgtaacttccgCTAGGTTGCAATGAAGAGTCTGAAATAGGGGTATGTCTCCTCTACCCTGTCCTGTCCCCACtacacccccagaatgcccctttttggggtctTACCCTGGCAGAGCCAGGATGCAGGGCCTATACCGGTGTAtctctggctgagttgggatgGGGGACTTTAGCCCAGGATGTGCCAGAGAGCCATCTATTCCAAACCCCCTCATCCTAGCAGATCTTCGGTTTGAATTGCTCCCTGTACATAATtggtttaaaaagaaagtttcttACATTGTTCTAAGCATTGATTATGATACACATTTGTTCAGGAAAATACATAAGTTACAAGTAAAATGTATTACTTTGCAACTAAATAGAACCATTATTACTGTGCAGTAAAATTATAAGCTCTTGCTTCTGGGGAGTTCTGCACTGAGGCCTAAATGTCTAGAACTCTCCAGAAGCAAGAGATTTTAACTGGACAGAAGAGTGAGTCTCCATGAAATGGAAGGTAAATGTCTATGCTATGTAGTCTATTTAGTTTGGTTCATAGTCAGAAATATGATTTGCCACAATACATGACCTATTTTTGTTAGATTTACAATGCTTGGCCTCAAAACTCAGATTCTGCCCCATGGTTCTTTTCTTTTATAGAGAAGCGCAGGCTTTAGTGCAGTATATTTGACAGACCCATAAATCAAATGTTAGGACTTCAACATGTTTTTGTTAAATTAAGGAGTTATCGtaacattatttttaaagagaAATGAGACAGatgtttgatttaaaaaaagaacaattgATTTATTCTATTCTACCTGTTGTTAGATTGTTGCTATTGTTTTAAGTTTTGCTGCCTCAGCTTGCTGTGTATACCCACAATACCTACTCAACCAATGTGGGCTGGCTAGTCTAAGCTTATCCAAAGAAAAAACTGTATTACAGTACATGAGGCAGATCTCAAAACGACAGTGACATAGGGATACATGTAGTGTGtgcgtgttgtgtgtgtgtgtgtactgccttcaagtcgattctgacttatggcaaccctatgaatagggttttcagggtaagcggtattcagaggtggttttaccattgccttcctctgaggctgagaggcagtgactggcccaaggtcacccagtgagctgcatggctgtgtggggaatcgaaccctggtctcccaggtcgtagtccagcaccttaaccactacaccacactggctctacatgTAGTATAACAGGTCACAAAAAAGTTCAGCAGCAAGGGCAAGAAAGATCGCAATCACATcacccaatcttttttttttcagaagGAAGTCACAATGTTCAATAGAGCTTTATTTGAGTAAATACACATAGGATAAGAGCTTTTGAAATAGGTGGAAATCAGTTCTACCCATGCCTTCTCTCTGACATACTAATtgtctatgggttgtattcaactaagccctgctccaagtagacccatttaaatgaatgaacccaagttagtcatatccattaacttcagtcTACTTTGAggaggactagcactgaacaccAACCTATATGCCAGAGGAGAGCTTTAAATAATGCAGGCTCTTGCCTGCATTATGAAATTGTACAGCCCAGACACAGATTTACCACCTTGGTGAGACCTAAGCCTAAGTCTTATTGAAAACTGAGACAGATCActtaccttccccctccccattgatttcaacaggaattAAATGCAATTATAATTAATGTCTCTAGACTGCAGTGATAAAGGTCAGAGTTTCTGAAATTACCCAGGGAAATAAAGGTAACATGGCATATAACTTACCGGAAGTGGACTTTGTCCCTGAACTAGAAGGTGTTGTAGAGCTGTTTGAGGCTCCAAACGTAGAAGGTGGAGCTGCTGGACCAGTCCATGTATTGTAGTAGGGTGAATGTGGGTGATGTGAAGGTGACCTATGGTGGGTGGAAATGGTTTAAACTATTTTACTGATAAATGTCATTTCCCCCCCTGTGCAGTAGTTGTACTAATACAAATGTTTAAAGAGACAGATAACTTAGAAAGGTAGTGGAAGATAATTTAATGTGAAACTCTTCACCAGCCATAAGTCCCAGAGgactccccccctcaaaaaaaacccaaaccattcCAGGAAAAACACATTTAGATATGCCCACGGATATTCAGtaatttggggaagggccttaTCTCAGGggtacagcatctgttttgcatgtagaaagtccaaGGGCCTGACTTtttaaggcagctttttatgttcctaGTGGCAACAAATTGCAGGTAAGCCCTCTTGTAGTTCCATTAAAATAGTACATTCCAACTTAACAAAGAACACTATCGCCAAGGATGATGCTGAGCTGTTTATAATTAATGGATGCATAATGATTAGGGACAAATCATATCAAGAATGTCTAACACGGGAAGTTGATCAAGACCCCAAATCCACCAGTTTAACTCTTAAGAAAAATTCTGCCCCTGTGGGCAGTGAAGCTTTGCTTCAGCTTAGAGGAGCCTGTTGCCTGCGCAGAACATGATTAATCTTGTCAGAAGGGAGCCATCCAAGCTGCATAAGTAGCTTTGGGATTTTACCTGGTCTCTAACAAGTTAATTAAGGTAGCGCAACTGTAACAGTTTGTAGAAACAAACAGTAGCATCTCTAATACTCAGAAGTCTTTTAAATGTACAAAGAAATTCAGTACAAAACCAAGGTCACACAGCCAgtgtaaataataatatttacaaagaaccttaaaaaaataaaataaagggtcTGTATAAACACACAGTCAAAGGCTATGCTCAATGAGCTCTCAGCAAATgccaaaaataaaactaaaaactgGAGGAAAATGTCAGAACAAATTGATGTAAATAAACTAGCTGAAATGAATGAGACTCAAGGCTTTTTTTTAGAGAATTAATTGAAAAAACATTAGCTGGTAGTTCCATAAATAAGGAGCAATAAGTAAAAACATTGCTGCACATAGCCAGAGGCCTTTATAAACCTCATCCATTCATATCATGAGTATCTtactaaataaaatgcattaaaatgaaatGGTTGCATACATAAAAATCTctcataaataaaatgcatcataGTGACTGTACATAAAATTTAACTCAGCTACAATAATTGAGAAAATTGATTAAAAAGTGTGCAGAGAATTTCCTGGTAACTATGGCAAATAACCCCACCATACAAGTAATACAAGACTGGTTATCTTAATAATAACTctgtcataatttgttgaagttATGTATCCATCCAGATACtggaaactatttttttttaaatcctctgaGTTTCCTGGATGCAGCTTTCAAGTTATATATTCAATTCCTCCTCCAAAAGTTGAAGGTTTGGGACAATGAAAATTATATCATCAGTCAAGAGCAGGCTGGCCTTGGAGTGGGAGTATGAAAAATCAGTGTTATGCATTGCATCCTTTAATTTCTAAATGTGTCAAGAAACCAAAAAGATTTTCTTTGTAgcgttattgtttttaaattagcCTTCTATCTAGGAAAACGCCTGGTTCTGGCACAAACTGGCCACAATTAATACTGATAAAAGGTGACTATCACTTATATGCAGATTACATCACAATAATGCCATGATGGTAAGAGTTGGTCCTAATGGTGTTTTAACGCTAACTATTTTAATAATGAGACAGGTAATACCAAGATTGCATTTTGTCCCTTTCACTTTTTAATTTCTTTAATGTAAACAATATGGTTATTGAGTTGTCATTGCCTTTTTCCTATCCTGGACTGGGGAAGTGAAAGATCTTGGCTGTTTTACACTGATAATCTAGACTTCAGGAATGTTACTTACATTTGGTTCCCTTTGAAGCAGCAGTTAATCAACTATACTACAGAACAATGGGGCAGGGCAAGGATaaagagaaaggaagagaaaagggAAATTGAGGCTTGATAAGCAAAAGGAGCCAAAGAACCCAGAGTCTGGGGAGGAGTAAATAAAGTAATCTGGAATGAAAAATGAGGTAACAGGAGCTAGAGGCTGAGTAAGGAATAAACTGAATAATAATTGAATGTGGAACGGGAAAGTAAATAGTTAACAGACACTGAATAGTTAACAGACACTGAAAGTGGGGAAACATTACTGTATTTGTatacaagaagaaaaaaaaacaggaggcaggcagcaagaatgcaaaacaaacactGGAAGCTAAAGTTAGGAATAGGGGCAACTAGTTCCAAGAGCATTaccatagttatttatttattattaaatttatatcctgcccttcctcccaaaaggagcccagggtggcaaacataatgAAATAatcaacttttattttattttatattcacTTATTTTAAAAAGGTACACTTCTCCTTTTGTTCTTCAAGGACTCACCAAAACAGAAGATAATATGGAACAAGCAAAACAGAACTGAGGCATTTTTAGTTTTCGAAACATTATATTGCAGTAGCCATTAGAAAGCAGACACTGCCATTTAACACCTCCTTTCTTTGGAAGCTGCAACTTATGCTTTCAATACTAAAAGGGTAGCAGGAATTTCTCCACTGAATGATGCAATGTTATGCAATTGCAAGGCAATGAGCATAATTAAAACAGCACTGCATATTTCAAGGATAGCCAATTTCTGTATTCTCCGGTAGCCAATGTACTTTCTGGACTATGGGCTTGAAGCATACTTTGCCATACAACCCAACTCCTTCCTGGTTGGTCAGCCATTAAAATTAAGTTTCCAAGTTACTATTGGTTGGATCACCATGTACAGAAATGTGCAGGATAAATATTTCTCACAATTCTAAGTTTTCCTTTTGTATAAAAGTGAATCTGTAGTCAGTTTAATACAATACTGCAAATCAAACCATTTCAAATGCTGGAAATGCAGTATAAATACTGCAGATTTTATAAATCTCTGGTAGAGATCTAATCCCAAGATAACAAGAAcagatttttttatgtttttggccTTATTTTGGGATTTATTTTACTCTGGATTCCAGGATGCTCTTATTTTTTCAGGACTATAATTCATCTTTCTGTTAGATTATTGATTTTGAATATATTAATTGCAGCTAAGATTGTTTTAGCTATTCTTTAGAAAACTCCAATTATTCCACTGATTAGAATGATTAATCAAAGCTTTAGAAATTGCAAAAATAAAGAAATTAACAGATTTTGCATGTAGGCAATGTGGCTCTTTCATTTTGGTTTCATTAACAGACAAGCATGTACCATTTGTATTTATTGGAATACATAAGGTAATTTCATTGTGTGGACTAGAGGTGGTTTTGTTAATTGTATTAGAATACATTATAGAAATGTATGAtgtctggttttgttttgtatctttttctcttatttgtttctattttaatttttttaagtgaatCTGGAAGCAAAATTCACCATGATTAAAACTGAGTAGTGCTGTCAGCAGCAAACAAAATCTATCTGGTCCTTGGGAACCCCATTCCTGTCACCTCCTACAAACGTTTTATGTAACTATATCACCCATCAGGTGCAGGAAGGATTACTGCCAAGAGAAAATAAGATGGATAGTCTTAGAGCTTACCTTTGAGTGCCAGCCAGGTATCCCAGTAGCCCTCCAGCGCCTAATCCAGTCCAGAAACCTGGCCCTGAATTTGAACTAGAATAGGCGCCACCAGTGTCACCTTAatccaaataaaatgatgatttaGATCAAACAATATTGGAAACCCAAAGCACTTTTGCtatgtttaaaaaaaagtataaggGGACTAACTGCTTTGGTACATCACTCAAGATCATGACATGCTCTCCAATAACTTCAGACTTTGAATAAAGTCCTATTGAAGAACTCCAAGGAATGATTTGGCTGGCTAAATGCACTGATGACTGGTtcacatatatacattaatatttcaaaattcatagctgaatgtgtgaattggCATTTAGGGTGAAAAGACGTGATACCAAAATTCTGTATGTGGTGATTAATCTGATGTTAATTCACACATGCAAATCATCACTTCATCCTATAGTTAACAAGAAAATTGACCCAAAAAATAAAAGCATCACTGCAGTGCCTGAAAAGATTGGATCTCCACTGCTATAAACCTAAGGACCTTTTAAAACCTGATATCAAGTATGTTTTTCAAAAGTAAAACCCAGTGAGGTCACTTAAGTTACTTCCCAATAAATTGCTTAGGAATATAGCACAAGGAGAATGGCAATGTTAGCTGAAAAGGTACATCTACAAACCTTTCCGTTTTCTTGATGCCTTCTTTTGACTGACTCCGGATCTGCTAATAAAACCCTGGTGTCAAGCCTAGCCCGGACCTAGTGCTAGACATTGAGTTCTTGAAGAATGAATCAAACACCCCTGTCAAGGACTTGGAAGAGCAGACAGGGGCCCCTGAATCCAATATTGAGGATCCTCTTGAGAGGCCCTCTGCGATATGCCTGATAAAGAACCCCTTGAACTGTCAGAGGAGGTGGTGGAACCGCCTCCCTTCCTCAGTCCTTGAGAACACTGGCACCAAAAACTTTGGGTCTAGGCCAAAGAGCAAATACACAGTCTATGTCTACAAACCCAGAGTTGCCAGTCTACCTGTGAGTAAGGGGTCTACTTGTGAGTACACAATCCCCCACCCCAACTCCTTCACTGCCAGCAGCTGTGGTGAAGGTGTGGTTTAGAGCCCAGAGTATATAAGGCCTTCTTGagccttccagttgctggaaacaacacAGGTCTTTGGCTCTTTGTCTTTAGTTCCCTAGTGACAGTGACTTTGGACTGTTCCCTGACCTTGTTTCTGTATCATGTTTTGAATCTAGACTTCACTCCATGCTTGACCTTGGCTTGGTGAGACTAAACTGTACCATGAATCCTGCTCTCTTGGACAAGTGCTTTGGAAAGAGGCTTTACCCTCCTTAGACTGACACCCTAGACTCTGAGGACACCCCCTGGAACATGACACCTATATTTATGTAATTCAAGATGCAGTGTAGACATTCTTTAAACTTCTGAAGTGACTGTTCTCCATTTAAGTGACTGAGATTTGAAAGACAGACAAATCTTATCAGTACAGTGACAACGTACACCTGCCCCATTGCCAATATTGCATCTTCCCACACAGAGTTATAGATAGAAATAACTCAGAGGATACAAAAGAGTTTCTCTACAGAAAGCAAGCCATGCCTACAAGCAGTGAAGCATCCTGCTGATCTTCTACCAATCTGCAGTGTAGAATGGGAAGATGGGAGCTCAGGGCCAGCATGGGTGGTGTACTCTACCATGCATCTTCTTACTCTCTTGGGATTACTATTGTCTGCACTTCTGGTTTAGAATAAGTGTCAAATCAGAAGCACAAGGAGCTCTAGTAAGATGTGCCCTTGAAGTTCTACAGGCTATAATAATGGCTTCTATAGATCTGAGCTGGGACTGACAAAGAATAACTATACAAAATTATGCAGAGCAGTTTCATTATCTGGTTTTGGATATCCCAATGCTTTTATGCTCCTGTTGCCACATTTAAGGGAGAACCTCACCTGTGAAGTTTGATTTAAATCCTGGTGGAGGTGGGCTTTGATGATCCTGCCCATAGGTTCCTGGATGTCCATCATTGTAAGAAAAACCATGTTGTGGACGGTTATCACAAAGAAATAGCTTGTAGACGCCAAAAACAAGTGCCACAAATAATAATATCAGGATTGCTCCAGCACCTGAACCTAATGAATCATGAGAAGTTGTGGAATAGTAACTCCCACCAAAAGAGTTAGCTTTTTGCTGTCCTTCCTTGGTTAATTCTAATGTGTACTCCAAGCCACATGATCCTTTCAATATGTAAGGATCATCCGGGTAATCATAGCCTTCACAGCTTACTTCAATTTTTCCAAAGCGGTATGAGATATCCATATGTGCTTTACACTCCCACTGCAAAAGAGAATAAAATTAAGTGGAATAAAATAAACCAGAGAGGGTGATATTCAATTGTGTTTGTCCACAAATGGAATGAACTTCCATAAGCAGAACATACTCCTCCTTCCTGTTCTCCCTGCTGCAGCCTCCTGCATGCCCCTCAATCTTCTTCAGAGCATCAGGGGacctcccagagcagatttgggtgtgtgtgcaggAAAAGAGGAGGAAGTCCTATCATGGGAGCAGATTTTGACCCAAAATATTCCTCAAAAATAGCATCAACatggtatttttatattctgcaaATTGGAGTCCACTTCTCAAAAGGACTTTCACATGAAAATAACacttagtgtgtgtgtatatatttacacacacacacatgtaa is a genomic window of Rhineura floridana isolate rRhiFlo1 chromosome 1, rRhiFlo1.hap2, whole genome shotgun sequence containing:
- the SARAF gene encoding store-operated calcium entry-associated regulatory factor; translation: MVAPLRRPLFLPLLVVLTGSGLVWGWAQQEKILLREIQALTLYPGRYTNYRRTSPVPQLHCTGGSAGCGAYTPEVVQCHNKGWDGYDVQWECKAHMDISYRFGKIEVSCEGYDYPDDPYILKGSCGLEYTLELTKEGQQKANSFGGSYYSTTSHDSLGSGAGAILILLFVALVFGVYKLFLCDNRPQHGFSYNDGHPGTYGQDHQSPPPPGFKSNFTGDTGGAYSSSNSGPGFWTGLGAGGLLGYLAGTQRSPSHHPHSPYYNTWTGPAAPPSTFGASNSSTTPSSSGTKSTSGFGGTKRR